From one Lycium barbarum isolate Lr01 chromosome 6, ASM1917538v2, whole genome shotgun sequence genomic stretch:
- the LOC132599109 gene encoding uncharacterized protein LOC132599109 yields MTRFSSRSRCSYPLLICSLVGFFILLHFSSLGGYKGIQEVQIQVGYEELEEIQIPQPRGSQSSEANMLIDEFLDKSSKLRHNFFPDKRTSIDPRKNTKDDSFYYYPGRIWLDTDGHPIQAHGGGILYDERSRMYYWYGEYKNGPTYRAPGKNVARVDVIGVGCYSSKDLWTWKNEGIVLAADEHNEAHDLHKSKVLERPKVIYNEKTGKYVMWMHIDDGNYTKASVGIAISNSPTGPFRYLYSKRPHDFESRDMTLFRDDDGKAYVIYSSVHNRELHIGLLDQDYVDVTNVMSRVLVGQYREAPALFKHRGTYYMITSGCSGWAPNEALAHVAESIMGPWETIGNPCIGANKVFRVTTFFAQSTYVHPISPGSFIFMADRWNPNDLRESRYIWLPLTVEEIAGSQRPRVSIFWHKRWDLPKSQT; encoded by the coding sequence ATGACTAGATTTTCCTCAAGAAGCAGATGCTCATACCCTTTGTTAATTTGTAGCTTGGTGGGGTTCTTTATTTTGCTTCATTTCTCATCTTTGGGTGGTTACAAAGGTATTCAAGAAGTGCAGATCCAAGTAGGATATGAAGAGTTGGAGGAGATCCAAATACCTCAGCCAAGAGGAAGCCAATCCTCAGAAGCCAACATGCTAATTGATGAATTTCTTGATAAGTCTTCTAAACTCAGGCACAATTTCTTTCCTGACAAGAGAACTAGTATAGACCCTAGAAAGAATACTAAAGATGACAGCTTTTACTATTACCCTGGGAGAATTTGGCTAGATACTGATGGACACCCTATTCAAGCTCATGGTGGTGGAATTCTTTATGACGAAAGATCAAGAATGTATTATTGGTATGGCGAGTACAAGAATGGTCCTACTTATCGAGCTCCTGGCAAAAATGTGGCTCGGGTAGACGTCATTGGAGTTGGGTGCTACTCTTCTAAGGATCTGTGGACTTGGAAGAATGAGGGCATTGTACTAGCCGCTGATGAACATAATGAGGCTCATGACCTTCATAAGTCTAAAGTGTTAGAGAGGCCTAAAGTGATCTATAATGAGAAGACAGGTAAATATGTAATGTGGATGCACATTGATGATGGAAATTATACTAAAGCGTCCGTTGGCATTGCTATAAGCAATTCCCCTACTGGTCCTTTTCGATATCTATATAGTAAAAGGCCTCATGATTTTGAAAGCAGGGATATGACTTTGTTCAGAGATGATGATGGGAAGGCATATGTAATCTACTCTTCCGTTCACAACAGAGAGCTTCATATTGGTCTCCTTGATCAAGATTATGTGGATGTTACTAATGTTATGTCAAGGGTTCTCGTGGGGCAGTATAGGGAGGCCCCGGCTTTGTTCAAGCATCGGGGAACTTACTACATGATTACATCAGGGTGCAGTGGTTGGGCACCAAATGAGGCACTGGCTCATGTGGCTGAATCAATTATGGGACCATGGGAGACTATAGGCAACCCATGTATAGGTGCAAACAAAGTTTTTCGAGTCACCACATTCTTTGCTCAGAGCACATACGTGCACCCCATTTCTCCTGGTTCATTTATTTTCATGGCAGATCGCTGGAATCCAAATGATTTGCGTGAGTCTAGATATATATGGCTTCCTTTAACTGTCGAGGAAATAGCTGGCAGTCAACGACCAAGAGTATCTATCTTTTGGCATAAAAGATGGGATCTTCCCAAAAGCCAAACTTAG